One stretch of Nocardia mangyaensis DNA includes these proteins:
- a CDS encoding ectoine synthase: MIVRTTADITDTDRDVAGPGWRSKRIVLAGDRVGFSFHETTIEEGTVHEFHYQNHVEAVWLVEGEGSLHDLDNETVYPLGPGSMYLLDGNERHQVTARTRLRMLCVFNPPVTGREVHDENGVYPLIIEEDASV; encoded by the coding sequence ATGATCGTGCGCACCACCGCCGACATCACCGACACCGATCGTGATGTGGCAGGCCCCGGCTGGCGCAGCAAGCGCATCGTGCTGGCTGGGGATAGAGTGGGGTTCTCCTTTCACGAGACCACCATCGAGGAAGGCACCGTCCACGAATTCCACTACCAGAATCATGTCGAGGCCGTCTGGCTCGTCGAGGGCGAGGGCAGTCTGCACGATCTCGACAACGAGACCGTCTATCCGCTGGGCCCCGGGTCGATGTACCTGCTCGACGGCAACGAACGTCATCAGGTGACCGCCCGCACCCGGCTACGGATGTTGTGTGTGTTCAATCCGCCGGTCACCGGCCGCGAGGTACACGACGAGAATGGGGTGTATCCGCTGATTATCGAGGAGGACGCCAGTGTCTGA
- the thpD gene encoding ectoine hydroxylase, whose product MSDRFDGYPTRLSEPAPHIERTDPTVWGRVTSPELAGFETNGFATIPDLLSPDEVAAFGAEIGHLAADPVLYGDERVIVEPVAGQVRSVFQVHQLSKPIAELLTESRIVGLAEQILGSAVYLHQSRVNYMPGFGGSGFAWHSDFETWHAEDGMPTPRAVSLSIALTDNFPFNGSLMLMPGSHRTFVPCLGETPDGHYRESLREQRFGVPSTDDITFLAARYGITQFTGQAGSALLFDSNVMHGSSNNITPYPRSNIFLVFNSVENALEEPFAAPQRRPQHIAARDFTPVREAAPETVSVLADQVP is encoded by the coding sequence GTGTCTGACCGGTTCGACGGCTACCCGACCCGGTTGTCCGAACCCGCACCGCACATCGAGCGGACCGATCCGACGGTGTGGGGGCGGGTGACCTCGCCGGAGCTGGCCGGTTTCGAGACGAACGGGTTCGCCACGATTCCCGACCTGCTCAGCCCGGACGAGGTGGCCGCGTTCGGCGCCGAGATCGGCCACCTGGCGGCTGATCCGGTGCTCTACGGCGACGAACGGGTGATCGTGGAGCCGGTGGCCGGGCAGGTGCGCTCGGTGTTCCAGGTGCATCAGCTCAGCAAGCCGATCGCCGAGTTGCTGACCGAATCACGGATCGTCGGCCTGGCCGAGCAGATTCTCGGTTCGGCGGTGTACCTGCATCAGAGCCGGGTCAACTACATGCCCGGCTTCGGCGGGAGCGGGTTCGCCTGGCATTCGGACTTCGAGACCTGGCACGCCGAGGACGGCATGCCGACGCCGCGGGCGGTGAGCCTGTCGATCGCGTTGACCGACAACTTCCCGTTCAACGGCAGTCTGATGTTGATGCCCGGCTCGCACCGCACCTTCGTGCCCTGTCTGGGTGAGACACCCGACGGGCACTACCGGGAGTCGTTGCGCGAACAGCGGTTCGGGGTGCCGAGCACCGACGACATCACCTTCCTCGCCGCGCGCTACGGCATCACCCAGTTCACCGGGCAGGCCGGCTCGGCGCTGCTGTTCGACTCGAATGTGATGCACGGTTCGTCGAACAACATCACTCCCTACCCGCGCTCGAACATCTTCCTGGTGTTCAACAGCGTGGAGAACGCGCTGGAGGAACCCTTCGCGGCCCCCCAGCGCAGGCCGCAGCACATCGCCGCCCGCGACTTCACGCCCGTGCGCGAAGCCGCCCCGGAGACGGTGTCGGTGCTGGCGGACCAGGTGCCCTAA
- a CDS encoding glycosyltransferase 87 family protein, which yields MSSDTAHPVQQRSPRSINRAWWLVPVLLTMASVFCVWLPVWPFERYSGGFIDLQVYRLGIEAMRDGADLYGQLPKTSAGIGLPFIYPPFAAAALAPFALLPWGAAKTLYVVVSVAAVAWTLYLVARRYHRDNKQAALLVAACALPVAMLLEPVRSTIDFGQVNLLLMVLVATDCLLPKTRYPRGMLVGLAAAIKLTPAAFVLYFLVRKDYKAAATAAATGTIATVLAFALLPTESMRYWFGGLGNVSGLSGSAFHTNQSIQAVMARLGITGLPFDALWLVLGAGLLVPVFLAMRKAAETPVIALSLNAVFTLLVSPISWSHHWVWIAPALLAMVCHAYTLPWRSARGWYATALVVATFFVIAPHSFLPDGEHRETSWTWGEHVLGNTYVWLAVALVVLFLVTGKQRPSASAVDDPVAVGEHQRVA from the coding sequence ATGAGTAGTGACACCGCCCACCCCGTGCAGCAGCGTTCTCCACGCTCGATCAATCGAGCATGGTGGCTGGTGCCGGTGTTGCTCACCATGGCTTCGGTGTTCTGCGTGTGGCTACCGGTGTGGCCGTTCGAACGCTATTCCGGCGGTTTCATCGACTTACAGGTGTACCGCCTCGGTATCGAGGCGATGCGCGACGGCGCCGACCTCTACGGCCAGCTCCCCAAGACCTCCGCGGGCATCGGCCTGCCGTTCATCTACCCACCTTTCGCCGCGGCCGCGCTCGCCCCCTTCGCCCTGTTGCCCTGGGGTGCCGCGAAAACCCTCTACGTCGTGGTATCGGTCGCCGCCGTCGCCTGGACGCTGTATCTGGTGGCCCGCCGCTACCACCGCGACAACAAGCAGGCCGCGCTGCTGGTGGCCGCGTGCGCCCTGCCCGTCGCGATGCTGCTGGAACCGGTGCGCTCGACCATCGACTTCGGTCAGGTGAACCTGCTGCTGATGGTCCTCGTCGCCACCGACTGCCTGCTCCCGAAGACCCGCTATCCCCGCGGCATGCTCGTCGGCCTGGCCGCGGCGATCAAACTGACTCCGGCCGCGTTCGTGCTGTACTTCCTCGTCCGCAAGGACTACAAGGCCGCCGCCACCGCCGCGGCCACCGGCACGATCGCCACGGTCCTCGCCTTCGCCCTGCTGCCCACCGAATCCATGCGGTACTGGTTCGGCGGCCTCGGCAATGTCTCCGGCCTCAGCGGCTCGGCCTTCCACACCAACCAGTCCATCCAGGCTGTGATGGCCCGCCTGGGCATCACCGGCCTGCCGTTCGACGCGCTGTGGCTCGTGCTGGGCGCCGGGCTGCTCGTCCCGGTGTTCCTCGCCATGCGCAAGGCTGCCGAAACCCCGGTGATCGCGCTGTCGCTCAACGCGGTCTTCACCCTGCTCGTCTCGCCCATCTCCTGGTCGCACCACTGGGTGTGGATCGCCCCCGCCCTGCTGGCCATGGTCTGCCACGCCTACACGCTGCCCTGGCGCAGCGCCCGCGGCTGGTACGCCACGGCTCTCGTGGTCGCCACCTTCTTCGTGATCGCACCGCACAGTTTCCTGCCCGACGGCGAACACCGCGAGACGTCATGGACTTGGGGGGAGCATGTCCTCGGGAACACCTATGTCTGGCTCGCGGTCGCCCTGGTGGTCCTGTTCCTGGTGACCGGCAAGCAGCGGCCCTCGGCCTCCGCGGTCGACGATCCCGTGGCGGTCGGGGAGCACCAGCGCGTCGCATGA
- a CDS encoding glutamate dehydrogenase: protein MTMLNPGTGMPQMTSPTVATTPAAPAPAIRRCQPYLRLHWTDSRTDAVGYLVVHTLRGGLATGGTRMRAGCTLGEVEDLARGMANKTATFDLPIGGAKGGIDFDPKDPRAVEVLERFCEAMRPWLDTHWVTAEDLGVPQHLIDQVFEKLDLDQSYHAAIRRSADPVATLARVRNGLNAAVDGGFLLGDVIGGFGVAHACLAAAVQWGLAPADTTIAIQGVGTMGGAAAYYLHEAGMKITAVADAAGTLYRAEGLDVPALLDLRDGYGEIDRSRLPAGIEEMPRGAVLSADVDILVPAAISYAITPDNSYDIRAHVIVEAANAATTPEAEAMLAARGVPVLPDFVANAGAVAWAWWLLLGEVDDSPDTSFDRLRTTMHDKVAQLLTAWTEEHITPREVGHRWADDPSPLTGPVVIP, encoded by the coding sequence ATGACGATGCTGAACCCGGGCACGGGTATGCCACAGATGACGTCTCCCACCGTTGCGACCACACCGGCGGCCCCTGCTCCCGCGATCCGTCGTTGCCAGCCGTACCTGCGGCTGCACTGGACGGATTCGCGCACCGACGCGGTGGGATACCTCGTCGTCCACACCCTGCGCGGTGGTCTCGCCACCGGTGGCACCCGGATGCGAGCCGGGTGCACCCTGGGTGAGGTCGAGGATCTGGCGCGCGGCATGGCGAACAAGACCGCCACTTTCGACCTGCCGATCGGTGGTGCCAAGGGCGGGATCGACTTCGATCCGAAGGATCCGCGTGCGGTGGAAGTGCTCGAGCGGTTCTGCGAGGCGATGCGCCCGTGGCTCGACACGCACTGGGTGACCGCGGAGGACCTCGGCGTTCCGCAGCACCTGATCGACCAGGTCTTCGAAAAGCTCGACCTGGACCAGAGCTACCACGCTGCGATCCGTCGCTCCGCCGATCCGGTGGCGACGCTGGCGCGGGTCCGCAACGGGCTCAACGCCGCCGTCGACGGCGGCTTCCTGCTCGGTGACGTCATCGGCGGGTTCGGTGTCGCGCACGCCTGTCTGGCCGCGGCGGTGCAGTGGGGGCTGGCACCTGCCGACACGACGATCGCGATCCAAGGCGTCGGCACCATGGGCGGGGCGGCGGCCTACTACCTGCACGAGGCCGGGATGAAGATCACCGCGGTGGCCGATGCCGCGGGCACCCTGTACCGCGCCGAGGGGCTCGACGTTCCGGCGCTGCTGGATCTGCGCGACGGCTACGGCGAGATCGACCGGTCCCGCCTGCCCGCGGGCATCGAGGAGATGCCGCGTGGCGCCGTGCTCTCCGCTGACGTCGATATCCTTGTGCCCGCGGCGATCTCGTACGCGATCACACCGGACAACTCCTACGACATCCGGGCTCACGTCATCGTCGAGGCCGCGAACGCCGCCACCACCCCGGAAGCCGAAGCCATGCTGGCCGCCCGCGGCGTCCCGGTACTGCCCGATTTCGTCGCCAACGCGGGCGCGGTGGCCTGGGCGTGGTGGCTGCTGCTCGGCGAAGTCGACGACTCCCCCGACACCTCCTTCGACCGCCTCCGCACGACCATGCACGACAAGGTCGCACAGTTGCTCACCGCATGGACCGAGGAACACATCACCCCCCGCGAGGTCGGCCACCGCTGGGCCGACGATCCGTCCCCGCTCACCGGACCGGTCGTCATTCCCTGA
- a CDS encoding LysR family transcriptional regulator → MDLSLARLRMLRELHRRGTITAAAAGLHYTASAVSQQLAQLERDVGTRLFERRGRRVQLTDLGIVLAEHAEEILAAVERATQALEEAGGSVTAKITAGVWASVASGLLPDALTTLAAAHPGILVRTTELAPESTAAAVLDGTLDLSFVLDYSNYPMTWDRGLERAVIGVERIHAAVPAGAVPAASVTLAELSEHPWIIAPARSHFGHAARLAFQSAGLRPRIDHELEEQATAMAMVAAGLGVTLVSDLGLALRPPGVDIVALGDALTRTVSLAYRTNSAGRAALLLVVEAIRTAAANNGLGTDIRTGPTMHRDSDPPTET, encoded by the coding sequence ATGGACCTGTCTCTGGCCCGCCTGCGGATGTTGCGCGAACTGCACCGGCGCGGCACGATCACGGCCGCTGCGGCCGGTCTGCACTACACCGCATCGGCGGTCTCCCAACAGCTCGCACAACTCGAACGCGACGTGGGCACCCGGCTGTTCGAACGCCGCGGGCGTCGCGTGCAGCTCACCGATCTCGGGATCGTGCTCGCCGAGCACGCCGAGGAGATTTTGGCCGCGGTCGAGCGCGCGACCCAGGCGCTCGAGGAAGCGGGCGGATCGGTGACCGCGAAGATCACCGCCGGGGTGTGGGCGTCGGTGGCGTCGGGTCTGCTGCCCGACGCGCTCACCACCCTCGCCGCCGCGCACCCGGGCATTCTGGTGCGCACCACCGAACTCGCGCCGGAGTCGACGGCCGCCGCGGTCCTCGACGGCACGCTCGACCTGTCGTTCGTGCTCGACTACTCGAACTATCCGATGACCTGGGACCGCGGCCTGGAGCGGGCGGTCATCGGTGTCGAACGGATCCACGCCGCCGTCCCCGCCGGCGCGGTGCCCGCGGCCAGTGTGACCCTTGCCGAGTTGTCCGAGCATCCGTGGATCATCGCGCCCGCCCGCTCGCACTTCGGGCACGCGGCGCGGCTGGCGTTCCAGTCCGCCGGGCTCCGGCCGCGCATCGACCACGAGCTCGAGGAGCAGGCGACCGCGATGGCGATGGTCGCCGCTGGACTCGGCGTCACGCTGGTATCGGATCTGGGTTTGGCGCTGCGCCCACCCGGGGTGGACATCGTCGCGCTCGGCGATGCCCTCACCCGGACGGTTTCGCTGGCCTACCGCACCAACTCGGCGGGCCGTGCCGCGCTGCTCCTGGTGGTGGAGGCGATCCGGACCGCCGCGGCGAACAATGGCCTCGGCACCGACATCCGCACCGGGCCCACGATGCACCGGGACTCGGATCCGCCCACCGAAACCTGA
- a CDS encoding nuclear transport factor 2 family protein, with the protein MDLAAIEELKRLKHRYFRTLDLKLWDEFADCLADDVSARYGTQAMGEPLHYDNRADVVAFMEQNLGPGIVTVHIASHPEIEVDGDTAKGSWAFEDTVLVPDAKVQIRGAGYYLDTYRRDADGEWRISSTRYERIYEAFTSLEDIPSFKLIANRWDQSLEH; encoded by the coding sequence ATGGACCTTGCCGCGATCGAGGAGCTCAAGCGCCTCAAGCACCGCTACTTCCGCACCCTCGATCTGAAGCTCTGGGACGAGTTCGCCGACTGCCTCGCCGACGATGTCTCCGCGCGCTACGGAACCCAGGCCATGGGCGAGCCCCTGCACTACGACAACCGGGCTGACGTCGTAGCGTTCATGGAGCAGAACCTCGGCCCGGGGATCGTCACGGTCCACATCGCCAGCCATCCCGAGATCGAGGTCGACGGCGACACCGCGAAGGGGTCATGGGCGTTCGAGGACACCGTCCTCGTTCCGGATGCCAAGGTCCAGATCCGCGGCGCCGGATACTATCTCGACACCTACCGTCGCGATGCCGACGGAGAGTGGCGGATCTCCTCGACGCGGTACGAGCGCATCTACGAGGCCTTCACCTCGCTCGAAGACATCCCGAGCTTCAAGTTGATCGCCAATCGATGGGATCAGTCCCTCGAGCACTGA
- a CDS encoding WS/DGAT domain-containing protein, with amino-acid sequence MARTKSTMAELTPLQMLGLSAVNVAGVALPSVPWRQGTTPPFNIVISNVPGEEKPRYWDGVRLEAVYPASIPLDGQALNITTIGSGGSMHFGIVGCRRAVPHLQRLLAGLEASLTELESVG; translated from the coding sequence ATGGCCCGAACCAAGTCGACCATGGCCGAACTGACCCCACTGCAGATGCTCGGGCTGTCCGCGGTGAACGTCGCCGGGGTGGCGCTGCCGTCGGTGCCATGGAGGCAAGGCACGACACCGCCGTTCAATATCGTCATCTCGAATGTCCCGGGCGAGGAGAAGCCCCGGTACTGGGACGGAGTGCGGCTGGAGGCGGTCTATCCCGCATCGATCCCGCTCGACGGTCAGGCGCTCAACATCACCACCATCGGTTCCGGTGGGTCGATGCACTTCGGCATCGTGGGCTGCCGTCGCGCGGTGCCGCATCTGCAACGGCTCCTCGCCGGTCTCGAGGCGTCGCTGACCGAGCTCGAATCAGTCGGGTGA
- a CDS encoding transposase: MSRFCGIDWAEGHHDIAIVVAKLRHPGLRQLGLVEQAMGRQALALLATLDTACAGAEDLEQAAAEEFRKHPDHAIITSFPGLADLTGARVLAEIGDDRTRFADARALKAYAGTAPVTRASGRSISITFRRIKNDRLAAAGWVWGFSAGSNPGPAREHYLRRRAHGDRHSAALRHLVNKMLGQLYYCLENRQEFDPVKAFGPPATTTPEPAAV; encoded by the coding sequence ATGAGTCGCTTTTGCGGGATCGACTGGGCCGAAGGTCATCACGACATCGCCATCGTCGTCGCCAAGCTGCGTCACCCCGGTCTGCGCCAGCTCGGGCTGGTCGAGCAGGCCATGGGCCGACAAGCCCTGGCGCTGCTCGCGACCCTCGACACTGCCTGCGCCGGCGCCGAGGACCTCGAGCAGGCTGCCGCCGAGGAGTTCCGCAAACACCCCGACCACGCGATCATCACCAGCTTCCCCGGCCTGGCCGACCTCACCGGTGCGCGCGTGCTGGCCGAGATCGGCGACGACCGCACCCGGTTCGCCGACGCCCGCGCGCTGAAGGCCTACGCCGGAACAGCTCCGGTTACCCGCGCCTCCGGGCGCAGCATCTCGATCACCTTCCGCCGGATCAAGAACGACCGCCTCGCCGCCGCGGGCTGGGTTTGGGGATTCTCCGCTGGCAGCAATCCAGGTCCGGCCCGAGAGCACTATCTACGGCGACGCGCCCATGGTGACCGCCACTCCGCCGCACTGCGCCACTTGGTGAACAAGATGCTCGGCCAGCTCTACTACTGCCTCGAGAATCGGCAGGAGTTCGACCCGGTCAAAGCCTTCGGACCGCCCGCGACGACCACCCCGGAACCCGCCGCTGTTTGA
- a CDS encoding helix-turn-helix transcriptional regulator, with amino-acid sequence MLETSARLLELLSLLQLGRDRTSSELADRLGVSTRTVRADIGKLRSLGYPVDARPGVAGGYRLAAGAAMPPLLLDDDEAVAVAVGLGAVATHRLGVEETSLTALAKLEQVLPARLRRRVEAVREATSVVPGARPPLDLSVLGAVAAAIRGHERLRFGYTKPGGSESTRHTEPQRLVSWGPLWYLLAWDLERADWRVFRVDRMVAPTPTGARFRPRVLPRDDVVDYVVKRVSKGTWRYRARVLVAAPAAEIAAKIRIPVDIEVVNESTCRVELGSDDPDRLALWLAQLDVDIEVIEGDELAVAFDRLATRFRRAAGDAFIDGNG; translated from the coding sequence ATGTTGGAGACCTCGGCCCGCCTGCTCGAACTGCTGTCGTTGCTCCAGCTCGGGCGGGACCGGACGAGCTCCGAGCTCGCCGACCGTCTCGGTGTGAGCACGAGGACGGTGCGGGCCGACATCGGCAAGCTGCGCTCGCTGGGCTATCCCGTGGACGCACGCCCCGGCGTCGCGGGCGGGTACCGGCTGGCCGCCGGGGCGGCGATGCCGCCGCTGCTGCTCGACGACGACGAGGCCGTCGCCGTCGCCGTCGGACTCGGTGCGGTCGCGACCCACCGGCTCGGGGTCGAAGAGACATCGCTCACCGCGCTCGCGAAGTTGGAGCAAGTCCTGCCCGCTCGCCTGCGTCGGCGCGTCGAGGCGGTCCGCGAGGCGACGAGCGTCGTGCCAGGGGCACGACCGCCGCTCGACCTCTCCGTGCTCGGCGCGGTCGCCGCCGCGATCCGCGGCCATGAACGGCTCCGGTTCGGATACACCAAGCCCGGGGGCAGCGAAAGCACCCGCCACACCGAACCGCAACGGCTGGTGAGCTGGGGGCCGCTGTGGTACCTGCTGGCGTGGGATCTCGAGCGTGCGGACTGGCGGGTGTTCCGTGTCGACCGCATGGTCGCGCCCACACCGACGGGGGCGCGGTTCCGGCCGCGCGTGCTCCCGCGCGACGACGTCGTCGACTACGTCGTCAAACGTGTCAGCAAGGGGACCTGGAGGTACCGCGCCCGGGTCCTCGTGGCCGCTCCCGCCGCCGAGATCGCCGCGAAGATCCGCATCCCGGTCGATATCGAGGTGGTGAACGAGTCCACCTGCCGGGTAGAACTGGGTTCCGACGACCCGGACCGGCTCGCGCTGTGGTTGGCACAGCTCGACGTCGATATCGAGGTGATCGAGGGCGACGAGCTCGCCGTGGCGTTCGATCGTCTCGCGACGAGGTTCCGCCGGGCGGCGGGTGACGCATTCATCGACGGCAATGGCTAG
- a CDS encoding epoxide hydrolase family protein produces MTENNALTPFRIDIPQADVDDLRSRLTHTRWPSPVPGRDDRTDFSRGIPLVYLKELAEYWRDGFDWRAQEAKLNEYEQFTTVVDGQTFHVVHARSGNPEAAPLILNHGWPGSFVEYQRLVPLLTDRFHVVIPSLPGFGFSTPLSGTGWELARTTEAYAEIMTRLGYERFAAHGTDIGSGVAMRLAALYPERVIGTHIGCDPRWLGLVGDKFPYPDGLSDDEVVQIEAVRIADAADRGYLEMQNHRPDTIGAALTDSPVGQLAWIAEKFKTKASGDNRTPDESVDRDQLLTNISLYWFTRSGESSAQFYYEGEHSGIDLLMASGVPSGWAVFDTHPLMRRAMDPYKAIGHWSEFTEGGHFPAMEETELLADDIHTFFRSVS; encoded by the coding sequence ATGACCGAGAACAACGCGCTCACCCCCTTTCGCATCGACATCCCGCAGGCCGACGTCGACGACCTTCGCAGTCGGCTGACACACACGCGCTGGCCGAGCCCCGTGCCGGGCCGAGACGATCGCACCGACTTCAGCCGGGGCATCCCGCTGGTGTATCTGAAGGAACTCGCCGAGTACTGGCGCGACGGGTTCGACTGGCGTGCGCAGGAGGCGAAGCTCAACGAGTACGAACAGTTCACGACGGTCGTTGACGGTCAGACGTTCCACGTCGTCCACGCGCGATCAGGGAACCCGGAAGCCGCCCCGCTGATCCTGAACCACGGCTGGCCGGGCTCGTTCGTCGAGTACCAGCGACTCGTCCCACTACTGACCGACAGGTTCCATGTGGTCATTCCGTCGCTGCCCGGCTTCGGGTTCTCCACCCCGCTGTCAGGGACCGGCTGGGAACTGGCGCGGACGACGGAGGCATATGCCGAGATCATGACCCGTCTCGGCTACGAAAGGTTCGCGGCCCACGGCACCGACATCGGTTCGGGCGTCGCCATGCGCTTGGCGGCGCTCTATCCGGAGCGCGTCATCGGCACACACATTGGCTGCGACCCTCGGTGGCTCGGGTTGGTCGGCGACAAGTTCCCTTACCCCGACGGTCTGTCCGACGACGAGGTCGTCCAGATCGAGGCGGTGCGCATTGCGGATGCGGCCGATCGCGGGTATCTCGAGATGCAGAACCACCGTCCCGACACGATCGGCGCGGCGCTCACCGACTCGCCAGTCGGTCAGCTCGCGTGGATCGCCGAGAAGTTCAAGACCAAGGCCAGCGGCGACAACCGGACACCGGACGAGTCGGTCGACCGTGACCAGCTCCTCACCAACATCAGCCTGTACTGGTTCACCCGCAGCGGCGAGTCGAGCGCGCAGTTCTACTACGAGGGCGAGCACTCCGGGATCGACTTGCTCATGGCCTCCGGTGTGCCGTCGGGATGGGCCGTGTTCGACACCCATCCGCTCATGCGCCGCGCGATGGACCCGTACAAGGCGATCGGACACTGGAGCGAGTTCACCGAGGGCGGTCACTTCCCCGCAATGGAGGAGACGGAGCTGCTCGCGGACGACATCCACACCTTCTTCCGCAGCGTTTCCTGA
- a CDS encoding response regulator produces the protein MHSDQETVRVVIVDDDQLVRMALRLVIDGEPDLTVVAEAADGDTAIEVVDEQRPDVVLMDVRMPGRDGVETTRYLSAAPAAPAVLMLTTFDADELVLGALRAGALGFVLKDTPPARIADAVRTVAAGNPVLSPTVTARVIAAATGPGSTEARSASRDAARKRLAALSERELDTARAIADGLGNPEVAARLQVTVATVKAHTGNLFTKLGVGNRVQIALLVRDAEQ, from the coding sequence GTGCACAGTGATCAGGAGACGGTGCGCGTTGTCATCGTCGACGACGACCAGCTGGTGCGGATGGCGCTACGACTCGTCATCGACGGCGAGCCGGATCTGACCGTCGTCGCGGAGGCCGCCGACGGGGACACCGCGATCGAGGTGGTCGACGAACAGCGACCGGACGTCGTGCTGATGGATGTGCGGATGCCCGGCCGCGACGGCGTCGAGACCACCCGGTACCTCAGCGCCGCACCGGCCGCGCCAGCGGTCCTCATGCTGACCACCTTCGACGCCGACGAGCTGGTACTCGGTGCTCTACGCGCCGGGGCGCTCGGCTTCGTTCTCAAGGACACCCCGCCCGCGCGGATCGCCGACGCGGTGCGCACCGTCGCGGCCGGCAACCCAGTTCTGTCCCCCACGGTCACGGCGCGGGTGATCGCCGCGGCCACCGGGCCGGGTTCCACCGAAGCCCGAAGCGCCTCTCGCGACGCCGCGCGGAAACGACTGGCGGCCCTGTCCGAACGCGAACTCGACACCGCGCGGGCCATCGCGGACGGGCTGGGCAACCCGGAGGTCGCCGCGCGATTACAGGTCACCGTCGCCACCGTCAAGGCGCACACCGGCAATTTGTTCACCAAGCTGGGCGTCGGCAATCGGGTACAGATCGCGCTATTGGTCCGCGACGCAGAACAATGA
- a CDS encoding sensor histidine kinase, with protein MDTDDAARLGAWQQTWRLTAAAVLGLAFWFSVAATLPAGCAADTCSWFVTGDPLIALGCLTVLLWRRRYPFTVALAVVIASAASALATGAALLALCSLATRRRPVEIGAVVVAYVTAAQFAEDLYRIDTLPVPIWLQLALPLASAGIAVATGVAIDARRVEVRSLRDRAASAEREQAARAAQAQATERNRIAREMHDVLAHRISLVAMQAGVLDHRDDLSTEEKRTLIRGITDGSRQALEELRDVLGVLRADSNRPEPPQPTLDRISELVADARSSGLDVTLATTVTTTPPETVGRTGYRVIQEGLTNAAKHAPAAQVHITVDGTPGSQLQVSVRNSAAATAVALPPASGFGLLGLAERITLTGGTLDHHRTSDNGYVLTAHLPWPEDDHEKRA; from the coding sequence GTGGACACCGACGACGCCGCACGACTCGGGGCATGGCAGCAGACCTGGCGGCTGACGGCGGCCGCCGTACTCGGGCTGGCCTTCTGGTTCTCTGTCGCCGCGACGCTGCCGGCGGGCTGCGCGGCCGATACGTGTTCCTGGTTCGTCACCGGTGATCCGCTGATCGCACTCGGCTGCCTGACGGTGCTGCTGTGGCGGCGGCGGTACCCGTTCACCGTCGCCCTGGCAGTCGTGATCGCCTCGGCCGCGTCGGCGCTCGCCACCGGTGCCGCGCTGCTGGCACTGTGTTCGCTGGCCACTCGCCGCCGTCCGGTCGAGATCGGTGCGGTCGTGGTGGCGTATGTGACCGCGGCGCAGTTCGCCGAAGACCTCTACCGGATCGACACGCTGCCCGTCCCGATCTGGCTGCAACTCGCACTGCCGCTGGCGAGCGCGGGGATCGCAGTGGCGACGGGTGTGGCCATCGACGCCCGTCGCGTCGAAGTGCGATCGCTGCGGGACCGCGCCGCCAGCGCCGAACGCGAACAGGCCGCCCGGGCGGCGCAGGCACAAGCCACCGAACGCAACCGGATCGCCCGCGAAATGCACGATGTGCTCGCGCACCGGATATCGCTGGTCGCCATGCAAGCCGGCGTCCTGGATCACCGTGACGACCTCTCGACCGAGGAGAAGCGCACGCTGATCCGCGGGATCACCGACGGTTCCCGCCAAGCGCTGGAAGAACTGCGCGACGTCCTCGGCGTCCTTCGCGCCGACTCCAACCGCCCCGAACCACCACAACCCACCCTTGACCGGATCTCGGAGCTGGTGGCCGACGCCCGGTCATCGGGCCTGGACGTCACGCTCGCCACCACAGTGACCACTACCCCACCCGAGACCGTAGGACGGACCGGCTACCGGGTCATTCAGGAAGGGCTGACCAACGCCGCGAAACATGCCCCGGCTGCACAGGTCCACATCACCGTGGACGGGACGCCCGGCAGCCAACTGCAGGTCAGCGTCCGTAATTCGGCGGCCGCCACCGCCGTCGCGCTGCCACCGGCCTCGGGTTTCGGTCTCCTCGGCCTCGCCGAACGGATCACCCTCACCGGCGGGACTCTCGACCACCATCGCACATCCGACAACGGGTACGTTCTCACCGCGCACCTTCCCTGGCCGGAGGACGACCACGAGAAAAGAGCATGA